The DNA sequence GGACGGACCGGTACCGGCTACCGGGTGCCGGGTGCCGACTACGTACGCAGGGCGATTCCGTCGAGCACCATCGAGAGGTACTGACGGGCGATCTCCTCGGGGCTGTGGTGTCCGCCGGGCCGGTACCAGGAGGCCGCGACCCAGACGGTGTCGCGGACGAAGCGGTAGGTGAGGCGGACGTCGAGGTCGGCGCGGAAGGCGCCTTCGGCGACGCCGCGTTCCAGGGTGCCCAGCCAGGCCTTCTCGAACTTCGTCCGCGAGTCGACGAGGTAGGCGAAGCGCGGCTGGGTGGCGAGGTGCTTGGACTCCTTCTGATAGATCGCGACGGCGGGGCGGTGCCGGTCGATCTCCCGGAAGGACTCGGTGACCAGGGCCTCGATGGTCTCGCGGGGGCCGAGGCCGGCCTCCAGGACCGCGTCGTAGCCCTGCCAGAGCTCGTCGAGGAAGGTGGAGAGGATCTCGTCGATCATCGATTCCTTGGAATCGAAGTGGTAGTAGAGGCTGCCCGCGAGCATCCCGGCCTCGTCCGCGATCCGGCGGACGGTGGTGGCGTTGTATCCGTGGGCGGCGAAGACCTCGGCGGCGGTGGCGAGCAGTTCACGGCGTCGCTCCGGCGTGGGGGTCACCTGGGGCTTCTTCTTGGTAGGCACCCGGCCATTGTCCGCCCGCGGCCCGTGTGTTCACGCATGCCGGCTGCTGACGGGGACCACCTCCGAAGGCCTCCTTCGCGGTGAGTTCGGCGAGCAGCTCGGCGGAGGTGGCCTCGGCGAGGCGGGGTCGGTTCAGGGCACGTCGGCCGGCGTTCAGGACACGTCGGTCGGCGGGGTGTCGTCGCCGGTGCGGCGGACGGTGCGCAGCGGCTGCCCGGGACGCCAGGACCGGATGACCAGCGCATCGCCGTCGAGCCCGATGCGGACCACCTCGGTCAGCTCCGCCCGGAAGAGGTGGAAGGGCTCGGGCGGGCTCGCCTCCTCGATGAAGCGGGCGATCACCCGGGGGTCGGTGATCTCGACGGCCCGGCCGCTGACGCGGACGTCCCCGTCGTTCAGCTCGGCGTCGGGGCCGGGGTTGGCCTGGAGCGCGAAACGCGGATCGCGCCGCAGGTCCAGGGCCTTGCGCGAGTTCGGCATCATGCCGAGGAGCAGCTCACCGAAGCGGAAGTCGGCCTCCAGGCCGGTGACCCGGGGCGAGCCGTCCTTGCGCAGGGTGGCCAGGACGTGGTGCTTGTAGAGCCGGAAGCGCCGTTGCACGGTGTCGGCGAATTCGGGTTCGGCGGCGGCGAAGCCGTCCCAGGAGACCGCTGCGGGTGAGGGCGATGAAGGCGTCATGGGCGCCATGGAACACCGGATACCCGACATCTCCTGTCGGCTTTTGCGCGCGACAGGCTGACGGACCCCGGGATGGGTCAGACCGGCCCGTCCGCCGCCCCGCTCCGGGCCGGGTTCTCCGGGGCCGGGCGGCGGAGCCTGAGCATGACCTCGTCGTACTCCTCGTCCAGGCGGCGGCTCTCCTCAACGAAGCCCATGCGGGCGTAGAAGCTCCGGGCCCCCGAGTTCTTCTCGTACACCTCGAGGGTCAGTGCGCCGTGCAGGGCCGCCGCGTGCTCGACGAGGCGTCGGCCCACCCCGGTGCCCTGTGCCTCCGGGGCCACGAAGAGGCCGCCGATCTCGGCGTCCAGGAGTCCCAGGAGGGCCACCACACGGCCGTCCGTCTCGGCGACCCAGTTCTCGGCGTGGACGAGGTAGATCTCGCGCATCTTGCGGGCGCGCTCGCCCTCGCCCTCGCCGGGGATGAAGGGGTGGGCGGTACGGCCGGCCCGGGACCAGACGTCCATCGAGGCGTCCTCGTCCGCGGCGGCGTAGCGGCGGATCACCGTGTTTCCGGATACGTTTTCGGGCATGCGCGCGACCGTATCGGGTGGCGGCCAGATCGGCAGCCGAGTTTCCCCCTGCCGCCCGCCGGGGCCGGGGCAGGGGCCGGTCGGGGCGGGCCGGTCACGCGTCCGAGAACGTGATCAGCACCGCCTGGCCCATCGTCCGCAGGACGCCGGGCGGCCTTCCGGTCGCCAGCACCGCGTCGTAGCGGTCCAGCCGGACGCTTCCCTCCTCCGGCTCTCCCTCCTCCAGCTCCGCGCCGTCGTCCAGGGAGACGGCCAGCACCGCGCCGCCCTCCGGCGGCAGCAGGCGGACCGTGCCGCAGACGACGGCGGTCTCCGCCCGCGTACGGGCCCTGCGGTACATGACGTTGAGATTGACGACGGGGCCGCCCAGCAGGAAGCCCTCGGTGGGCAGGTCCCCGGGGAAGCCGTGCGGCCACAACGGCTCGTCGACGATGTGGTGCTCGCCGCCGACGAGGAGGTCCATGCCCGCGCCCTCGACCACGGTCAGGACCCGCTCCACACCCGGGAAGGCGGAGAACGGCCCGTCGGCGGTGACGTCCGCCAGGCTCACCCGCCAGTCGAAGGCGTCCGTCCCCGCGCCCTCGGGAGCGGCGGCGATCTCGCGGACGGTCCCGCCGCCGTTCTTCCAGGGGACGGGCGCGCGGTCGGCGGCGCGCAGGATACGTACCGTCACCGGACGATCCCCTGCTCCCGGGCGGCGGCCAGCCAGAGCGGGAACTCGGCGACCAGCCGGTCGTACAGCTCGGGGTCCGGGACCTTTCGGGGGTCCGGGCCGGCGTGGAAGTACCCGGCGTTGTCGACGGTCCGCTTGGCGGGGACGGCCAGTTCGTCGAGCTTGCGGAGGAAGTCGAACTGGCTGCTGCGGGTGTTGCCGAAGCCGATGAACTGCCAGAACAGGGGCAGCTTCGCGGCCTTGCAGAGGTAGCGCTCGGCGGCGAGCTTGTTGATCGGCCCGCCGTCCGTCTGGAAGACGACCAGGGCGGGCGCGGTGGAGCCGCTGTCGAGGTAGTGGTCGATGACCGCGTCCATCGCCAGGTGGTAGCTGGTCTTCCCCATGTGCCCGAGGCCCGCCCGGATCTCGTCGATCCGGCCGTGGTGGTTGTCGAGGGCGATGCCGGTGACCGCGTCGACGTCGGTGGAGAAGAAGACGACCGGCACCGTGCCGTCGTCGTCGAGGTGGGCCGACAGGCCCAGCACCCGGTCGGCCAGCGCCTGGACGCTGCCGTCGTTGTAGTACGGCCTCATCGAGCCGGAGTGGTCGAGGACGAGGTAGACGGCCGCGCGGTGACCGCCGAGGCCGTGCTTCTCCAGCGAGGTCCCGGCGCTCCTGTAGGGGCCGACCAGGGCCGGAGCCGTCTCCCGCACCTTGGTGAGGCTGATGGCCGGGCCGGTGCCTACGGCCGTGTTCGCGCCGTTCATGACGGGCCCCCGTTCTGTGCTCCGCGGACTTCGAGCGTAGGCCACCACGGGCCCGGACGTAACGCCCGTCCTTCCGGTTCGCTATCTTGATCGCCGCCGCCCCCACCGGCCCCGTTGCACATTCCCAGTGAAGGAGCCGGCCATGGAGGCCGCCGCCACCGCGTGTTACCGCCATCCGTCCCGCGAGACGTATGTCCGCTGCACCCGTTGCGACCGCTACATCTGCCCGGACTGCATGCGGGAGGCGGCCGTCGGTCATCACTGCGTGGAGTGTGTGAAGGAGGGGCAGCGCTCGGTGCGCCGGGCCCGTACGGTCTTCGGCGGCGCGGTGTCCCGGGCGACGGCGCCGGTCGTGACGTACGTCCTGATGGCGCTCAACGTCCTGGTCTACATCGGCGAGGTGGTCAGGCCGGAGCTCGTGGACCGGTTCGCGGTGCTCGGGGCGGCGCTCACGGGGCCGGACGGTGAGCGGTACTACTACCGGGGTGACACGTATGCCGGGTACGGGCTGACGGGGATCGCGGACGGGGAGTGGTACCGGCTGGTGACCGGGGCCTTCCTGCACCTTCCGCCGGACGCCTCGTTCGGGGTGATGCACCTGGTGTTCAACATGTTCGCGTTGTGGAACATCGGCCGGGCGGTGGAGGGGCAGCTCGGGCGGGCCCGCTATCTGGCGCTGTATCTGCTGTCGGCGGTGGGCGGTTCGGTCCTGGTGTACCTGCTGGCCCCGGACACCTCGACGGTCGGCGCCTCCGGGGCGGTCTTCGGGCTGGCGGCCGCGTACTGGGTCATCCACCGGCGGCTCGGCCATGACATGGCGGCCGTCAACCGCTTCATGGCCGGATTTCTGCTCTGGATGCTGATCTCGGCCGCGTTCACCTCGTGGCAGGGTCACCTGGGCGGGCTGCTGACCGGGGCGCTGGTGACGTACGGGCTCGCCTTCGCACCGGCGAAGCTGCGGGTCTGGCCGGTCCAGCTCGCGGGCGGGCTGGTGCTGGCGGGCCTGTTCGCGGTGGCGGTGGTACTGAAGACCTCGGCTCTGACGGGCGGCTGAGGCCGGGCACCGCGGCAGGGGCCCGGCGGAAGGAGTCCGGCCCCGGACGCGCCACGGCGCCCGCTTGAGTCCGGTCGGGGACAGGCAGGCGCCGCGTTCAGTTCCGTACGCCGTTGTACGGGACGTCTTGGGGGGCTCCCCCGGGCCGCGTGGCCCAGGGGGAACCCGGGTGGTGCTCAGACCAGCAGTGAGCGGTCCGTCGGGCGGATCGGCGCCGGCAGGGCGCTGGTCCCGGTCAGGAAGCGGTCCACTCCGCGGGCGGCGGAGCGGCCCTCGGCGATCGCCCAGACGATCAGCGACTGGCCGCGTCCCGCGTCACCGGCGACGTAGACGCCGTCGACGTTGGTCGCGTAGTGCTCGTCGCGGGCGACGTTGCCGCGCTGGTCGAGCTCCAGGCCGAACTGCTGGACCAGACCGTTGGACTGGTCGGTTCCGGTGAAGCCCATGGCGAGGGTGACGAGCTGCGCGGGGATGCGCCGCTCCGTGCCGGGCTTCTGCTCCAGCTTACCGTCCTTGAACTCGACCTCGACCAGGTGGAGGGCCGCGACGTTTCCGTCATCGTCGCCCTCGAAGTGGGTGGTGGAGACGGAGTAGACCCGCTCGCCGCCCTCCTCGTGCGCGGAGGTGACCTTGTAGAGCATGGGGAAGGTCGGCCACGGCTGGTTCGGGTTCCGCTCCTCGCCCGGCTTCGGCATGATCTCCAGCTGGGTGACGGAGGCCGCGCCCTGGCGGTGGGCGGTGCCGACGCAGTCGGCTCCGGTGTCGCCGCCGCCGATGACGACGACGTGCTTGCCGCCGGCGTGGATCGGGGAGACCGTCAGGTCGCCCTCCTGCACCTTGTTGGCGAGCGGCAGGTACTCCATCGCGAAGTGGATGCCGCCCAGCTCACGGCCGGGGACGGGCAGGTCGCGGGAGACGGTGGCGCCGGCGGCGATGACGACGGCGTCGTAGCGGCGGCGGAGCTTCGCGGCGTCGATGTCCTTGCCGATCTCCACCTCGGTGCGGAACTTGGTGCCTTCCAGGCGCATCTGCTCGATGCGGCGGTTGATGTGCGACTTCTCCATCTTGAATTCGGGGATGCCGTAGCGCAGCAGGCCCCCGATGCGGTCCGCGCGTTCGTAGACGGCGACGGTGTGGCCGGCCCGGGTCAGCTGCTGGGCGGCGGCGAGTCCCGCCGGGCCGGAGCCGATGACCGCGACGGTCTTGCCGGAGAGGCGCTCCGGCGGCTGCGGGGTGACGTCGCCGCTGTCCCACGCCTTGTCGATGATGGAGACTTCGACGTTCTTGATGGTGACGGCGGGCTGGTTGATGCCGAGCACGCACGCCGACTCGCAGGGGGCCGGGCACAGCCGCCCGGTGAACTCCGGGAAGTTGTTCGTGGCGTGCAGCCGCTCGGAGGCGGCGGTCCAGTCCTCGCGGTAGGCGTAGTCGTTCCACTCGGGGATGAGGTTTCCGAGCGGGCAGCCGTTGTGGCAGAACGGGATGCCGCAGTCCATGCAGCGGCCGGCCTGCTTGCTGATGATCGGGAGCAGCGAGCCCGGAACGTAGACCTCGTTCCAGTCCTTGACGCGCTCGGCCACGGGGCGGGTCTGGGCGACCTCGCGTCCGGTGGTCAGGAAGCCCTTGGGGTCAGCCATGGGTCGCCGCCTCCATCATCTTCTCGGTGGTCTCCTGCTCGGAGAGACCGGCGAGCTCAGCGGCGTCCTTGGCGGCGAGCACGGCCTTGTACGTGGACGGGATGATCTTGCTGAAGCGGGTCACGGAGGTGTCCCACTCGGCGAGGAGCTTCTCGGCGACGGTGGAGCCGGTCTCCTCGTGGTGGCGGCGCACGACGTCGTGCAGCCACTGCCGGTCGGTGGCGTCCAGTTCCTCGACAGCGCCGAGGTTGCCGACGTTGACGTTGTCGCGGTTCAGGTCGATGACGTACGCGACGCCGCCCGACATGCCGGCGGCGAAGTTGCGGCCGGTCTCGCCGAGGACGACTGCCTGGCCGCCGGTCATGTACTCGCAGCCGTGGTCGCCGACGCCTTCGGAGACGACGAGCGCACCGGAGTTGCGGACGCAGAAGCGTTCGCCGGTGCGGCCGCGCAGGAAGATCTCGCCGCCGGTCGCGCCGTAGCCGATGGTGTTGCCGGCGATGGTGGAGTACTCGGCGAGGTGGTCGGCGCCCCGGTCGGGGCGGACGACGACCCGGCCGCCGGAGAGGCCCTTGCCGACGTAGTCGTTGGCGTCGCCCTCCAGGCGCAGGGTGATCCCGCGCGGCACGAACGCGCCGAAGGACTGGCCGGCCGAGCCGGTGAAGGTGAGGTCGATGGTGTTCTCGGGCAGGCCGGAACCACCGAACTTCTTGGTCACCTCGTGGCCGAGCATCGTACCGACGGTGCGGTTGATGTTGCGGATGGCGACCTGGGCGCGGACCGGCTGGGCGGCCTCGGGGGTCTCGGCCCCGAGCGCGTCGGCGGCCAGCTTGATCAGCTGGTTGTCGAGCGCCTTCGTCAGGCCGTGGTCCTGCTCGACGATGTGGTGGCGGACGGCGCCCTCGGGCAGGTCGGGGACGTGGAAGAGCGGGGCGAGGTCGAGACCCTGCGCCTTCCAGTGGGTGATCGCGCGGTCGGTGTCGAGGAGTTCGGCGTGGCCGACGGCCTCTTCGAGGGTGCGGAACCCCAGCTCGGCGAGGATCTCGCGGACCTCTTCGGCGATGAACTCGAAGAAGTTGACGATGTACTCGGCCTTGCCGGAGAACCGGTCGCGGAGCACCGGGTTCTGGGTGGCGATGCCGACCGGGCAGGTGTCCAGGTGGCAGACGCGCATCATGACGCAGCCGGAGACGACGAGCGGCGCGGTGGCGAAACCGAACTCCTCGGCGCCGAGCAGTGCGGCGATGACGACGTCGCGGCCGGTCTTGAGCTGGCCGTCGGTCTGCACGACGATGCGGTCGCGCAGGCCGTTGAGGAGCAGGGTCTGCTGGGTCTCGGCGAGGCCGAGCTCCCAGGGGCCGCCCGCGTGCTTGAGCGAGGTGAGCGGGGAGGCGCCCGTTCCGCCGTCGTGGCCGGAGATGAGGACGACGTCCGCGTGGGCCTTGGAGACACCGGCGGCGACCGTGCCGACGCCGACCTCGGAGACCAGCTTCACGTGGATCCGCGCCCGCGGGTTCGCGTTCTTCAGGTCGTGGATCAGCTGGGCGAGGTCTTCGATGGAGTAGATGTCGTGGTGCGGCGGCGGCGAGATGAGGCCGACACCGGGCGTCGAGTGCCGCGTCCTGGCGACCCACGGGTAGACCTTGTGGCCGGGCAGCTGGCCGCCCTCGCCGGGCTTGGCGCCCTGGGCCATCTTGATCTGGATGTCGTCGGCGTTGACCAGGTATTCGCTGGTCACGCCGAAGCGACCGGAGGCGACCTGCTTGATGGAGGAGCGGCGCGCCGGGTCGTAGAGGCGGTCGGGGTCCTCACCGCCCTCGCCGGTGTTGGACTTGCCGCCGAGCTGGTTCATCGCGATGGCGAGCGTCTCGTGCGCCTCGCGGGAGATGGAGCCGTAGGACATGGCGCCGGTGGAGAAGCGCTTGACGATCTCGGAGGCGGGCTCGACCTCGTCGAGGGAAATCGGCTCGCGGCCGGAGTCGAAGCCGAAGAGGCCGCGGAGCGTCATGAGGCGCTCGGACTGCTCGTTCACCCGGTCCGTGTACTGCTTGAAGATGTCGTAGCGCCGGTTGCGGGTGGCGTGCTGGAGGCGGAAGACCGTCTCCGGGTCGAACAGGTGCGGTTCGCCCTCGCGCCGCCACTGGTACTCGCCGCCGATCTCCAGCGCGCGGTGCGAGGCCGCGATGCCGGAGGCGGGGTACGCCTTGGTGTGCCGGGCGGCGACCTCCTTGGCGACGGTGTCCAGGCCGGCGCCGCCGATCTTGGTGGCGGTGCCGTTGAAGTACGTCGCGACGAAGGCCTCGTCGAGGCCGACGGCCTCGAAGACCTGGGCGCCGCGGTAGGAGGCGACGGTGGAGATGCCCATCTTGGACATGACCTTCAGGACGCCCTTGCCGAGCGCGTAGATCAGGTTCCGGATGGCCTGCTCGGACTCGATGTTCTCGATGA is a window from the Streptomyces sp. MMBL 11-1 genome containing:
- a CDS encoding TetR/AcrR family transcriptional regulator, coding for MPTKKKPQVTPTPERRRELLATAAEVFAAHGYNATTVRRIADEAGMLAGSLYYHFDSKESMIDEILSTFLDELWQGYDAVLEAGLGPRETIEALVTESFREIDRHRPAVAIYQKESKHLATQPRFAYLVDSRTKFEKAWLGTLERGVAEGAFRADLDVRLTYRFVRDTVWVAASWYRPGGHHSPEEIARQYLSMVLDGIALRT
- a CDS encoding pyridoxamine 5'-phosphate oxidase family protein — encoded protein: MAPMTPSSPSPAAVSWDGFAAAEPEFADTVQRRFRLYKHHVLATLRKDGSPRVTGLEADFRFGELLLGMMPNSRKALDLRRDPRFALQANPGPDAELNDGDVRVSGRAVEITDPRVIARFIEEASPPEPFHLFRAELTEVVRIGLDGDALVIRSWRPGQPLRTVRRTGDDTPPTDVS
- a CDS encoding GNAT family N-acetyltransferase, translated to MPENVSGNTVIRRYAAADEDASMDVWSRAGRTAHPFIPGEGEGERARKMREIYLVHAENWVAETDGRVVALLGLLDAEIGGLFVAPEAQGTGVGRRLVEHAAALHGALTLEVYEKNSGARSFYARMGFVEESRRLDEEYDEVMLRLRRPAPENPARSGAADGPV
- a CDS encoding HutD/Ves family protein codes for the protein MTVRILRAADRAPVPWKNGGGTVREIAAAPEGAGTDAFDWRVSLADVTADGPFSAFPGVERVLTVVEGAGMDLLVGGEHHIVDEPLWPHGFPGDLPTEGFLLGGPVVNLNVMYRRARTRAETAVVCGTVRLLPPEGGAVLAVSLDDGAELEEGEPEEGSVRLDRYDAVLATGRPPGVLRTMGQAVLITFSDA
- a CDS encoding vWA domain-containing protein, whose product is MNGANTAVGTGPAISLTKVRETAPALVGPYRSAGTSLEKHGLGGHRAAVYLVLDHSGSMRPYYNDGSVQALADRVLGLSAHLDDDGTVPVVFFSTDVDAVTGIALDNHHGRIDEIRAGLGHMGKTSYHLAMDAVIDHYLDSGSTAPALVVFQTDGGPINKLAAERYLCKAAKLPLFWQFIGFGNTRSSQFDFLRKLDELAVPAKRTVDNAGYFHAGPDPRKVPDPELYDRLVAEFPLWLAAAREQGIVR
- a CDS encoding rhomboid family intramembrane serine protease translates to MEAAATACYRHPSRETYVRCTRCDRYICPDCMREAAVGHHCVECVKEGQRSVRRARTVFGGAVSRATAPVVTYVLMALNVLVYIGEVVRPELVDRFAVLGAALTGPDGERYYYRGDTYAGYGLTGIADGEWYRLVTGAFLHLPPDASFGVMHLVFNMFALWNIGRAVEGQLGRARYLALYLLSAVGGSVLVYLLAPDTSTVGASGAVFGLAAAYWVIHRRLGHDMAAVNRFMAGFLLWMLISAAFTSWQGHLGGLLTGALVTYGLAFAPAKLRVWPVQLAGGLVLAGLFAVAVVLKTSALTGG
- a CDS encoding glutamate synthase subunit beta; translated protein: MADPKGFLTTGREVAQTRPVAERVKDWNEVYVPGSLLPIISKQAGRCMDCGIPFCHNGCPLGNLIPEWNDYAYREDWTAASERLHATNNFPEFTGRLCPAPCESACVLGINQPAVTIKNVEVSIIDKAWDSGDVTPQPPERLSGKTVAVIGSGPAGLAAAQQLTRAGHTVAVYERADRIGGLLRYGIPEFKMEKSHINRRIEQMRLEGTKFRTEVEIGKDIDAAKLRRRYDAVVIAAGATVSRDLPVPGRELGGIHFAMEYLPLANKVQEGDLTVSPIHAGGKHVVVIGGGDTGADCVGTAHRQGAASVTQLEIMPKPGEERNPNQPWPTFPMLYKVTSAHEEGGERVYSVSTTHFEGDDDGNVAALHLVEVEFKDGKLEQKPGTERRIPAQLVTLAMGFTGTDQSNGLVQQFGLELDQRGNVARDEHYATNVDGVYVAGDAGRGQSLIVWAIAEGRSAARGVDRFLTGTSALPAPIRPTDRSLLV
- the gltB gene encoding glutamate synthase large subunit, whose translation is MRIDAWSPMDGRPAQQGMYDPRNEHDACGVGFVATLTGVASHELVEQALTVLRNLEHRGATGSEPDSGDGAGILCQVPDAFLRAETPFELPEAGSYAVGIAFLPAGDSTEAVRTIEQIAAQEGLKVLGWRDVPVAPALLGNGARATMPTFRQVFVADGESTGIVLDRKAFVLRKRAEREAGVYFPSLSARTIVYKGMLTTGQLEPFFPDLSDRRFASAVALVHSRFSTNTFPSWPLAHPYRFVAHNGEINTVKGNRNWMKARESQLASELFGQAQLDRIFPVCTPDASDSASFDEVLELLHLGGRSLPHSVLMMVPEAWENHDSMDPARRAFYQYHATMMEPWDGPACVTFTDGVQVGAVLDRNGLRPGRYWVTDDGLVVLSSEVGVLDIDPAKVVRKGRLQPGRMFLVDTAEHRIIEDDEIKASLAAEQPYQEWLETGEIELSDLPEREHIVHTHASVTRRQQTFGYTEEELRVILAPMARTAGEPLGSMGTDSPIAALSERPRLLFDYFTQLFAQVTNPPLDAIREELVTSLRSSLGPQGNILEPTAAACRSVTLPFPVIDNDELAKLIHINADGDMPGMKAATLSGLYRVGGGGEALAARIEQICTEVDAAIEDGARLIVLSDRHSDAEHAPIPSLLLTSAVHHHLIRTKQRTQVGLLVEAGDVREVHHVALLIGYGAAAVNPYLAMESVEDLVRAGTFIENIESEQAIRNLIYALGKGVLKVMSKMGISTVASYRGAQVFEAVGLDEAFVATYFNGTATKIGGAGLDTVAKEVAARHTKAYPASGIAASHRALEIGGEYQWRREGEPHLFDPETVFRLQHATRNRRYDIFKQYTDRVNEQSERLMTLRGLFGFDSGREPISLDEVEPASEIVKRFSTGAMSYGSISREAHETLAIAMNQLGGKSNTGEGGEDPDRLYDPARRSSIKQVASGRFGVTSEYLVNADDIQIKMAQGAKPGEGGQLPGHKVYPWVARTRHSTPGVGLISPPPHHDIYSIEDLAQLIHDLKNANPRARIHVKLVSEVGVGTVAAGVSKAHADVVLISGHDGGTGASPLTSLKHAGGPWELGLAETQQTLLLNGLRDRIVVQTDGQLKTGRDVVIAALLGAEEFGFATAPLVVSGCVMMRVCHLDTCPVGIATQNPVLRDRFSGKAEYIVNFFEFIAEEVREILAELGFRTLEEAVGHAELLDTDRAITHWKAQGLDLAPLFHVPDLPEGAVRHHIVEQDHGLTKALDNQLIKLAADALGAETPEAAQPVRAQVAIRNINRTVGTMLGHEVTKKFGGSGLPENTIDLTFTGSAGQSFGAFVPRGITLRLEGDANDYVGKGLSGGRVVVRPDRGADHLAEYSTIAGNTIGYGATGGEIFLRGRTGERFCVRNSGALVVSEGVGDHGCEYMTGGQAVVLGETGRNFAAGMSGGVAYVIDLNRDNVNVGNLGAVEELDATDRQWLHDVVRRHHEETGSTVAEKLLAEWDTSVTRFSKIIPSTYKAVLAAKDAAELAGLSEQETTEKMMEAATHG